In Meles meles chromosome 2, mMelMel3.1 paternal haplotype, whole genome shotgun sequence, the sequence TGTTCCATCTCCTCTCGGGCTCCTCCCAATGACCGACTCTGACCAGGCCCTTTTTCTACACCAGTTTGCCATCATCAAGACAAAGACTTCCTCGCTACCTTCAATCCACAGCTAGCAGGTaaaatcaagcaaaaaaaaaaaaaaaagtcttcgcATCCTTGCTAATCATATCTTGCGACCAGGTATTTCTGATCACAGTTGCATATggcattaattatttttaaatatgaagtgTGCATGTAGTAAGGAGAGTTTCTCCAGCTGTACCAATAGGAAAGCTGCTCTTTTCGAATGATGTTTGCTTCCCTCCCTGGGCTTGAGGAACAGCCAGACGCTCAAGCCTGAGCCCTCTGCAGCCAGGTGGCTTTGTGTGTGTCCTGGCCTGTCCACACTAGCAGCTTGGCCAGGTCACGCCCGGGAGGACAGAGCCCTGAAGTAACGATGGACCAGCAAAAACCCACGCATCAGGCCACGGGGAAAACAGCCATGCGCGCCGAAGCCATTACCTACATATGTATAGTTCTGCACATTAGACAAAAGCCACTGGCAAACCTGAAACAACTCCGATGGCTAAACTTGGAGTTCTGCTTCGTTTATCGAAAATCACTCAGTGTGCTCCGCAGACCTAGCCTCTGTCAGATTCTGCAGCAGCCTCTCCGGTACTTTGAAAAACGGACTCAGGGAATCCCCCACCACTTCTGAACTACTCTATCCTCACGGCCAGTGTCAAGGGACCTGTTGCTGCATTCTTCCCAGCGGGTGATCTCCCCGTTGTCTACCACTATGAACTTCCACGCCACCACCGTGTCTGCGGGCAGGGGCACGGAGCGGAACCAGAACCCATCCTCGCTACGCTGGAGTGCGATGTAGGACTTCCACCTCCCAAGACTCTCGTGGTCTCCGGTTACCGCCACGAGCTGGGAACCAGTGCTCGGCACATAATGGACCTGGAAGTGGATGCGGACTCGCTGAGACCCTAGAGATGCCGCTCCTGCCTTTTGTCGTCTCACGTCCACTTCCTGACCTCCTCTTCGGCCACAGTCCATTCCCTGGTTTGGACTTAACCCTGCAGCCTCAGGACTGCCACTCAAACTAACATCTCCGCAAGATGAGTGCCTGGACACCATTTCCCAGTCCTCGTTGTCCGCGCGGTCCTGATTGCTCAGCTGCGCGAGGCTCACCTCCTTGGCTCTGTCAATGACCAGGTTGCTAGAATACAGCTTTTCTGCAAAACAGGAAGCTACTTTAGCAAtagtctctcttcctttctggaatCCCCATCCTCCTACAGGAGACTCAGGGCTTTCATTTCTTGAGACTTTAGAGTAACCCCGAGAGTTTCCAGTCTCAGATGTGGCCAGAGATTCCGGGTCTGGAAACCTTCCAGAAGGAACATGCTCTCTTGAACGGTCACAATCACTGTCTTTTCCAGAAGGACTCTGCAGTCTCCAAGTCGCTTCCTGCAAGTTACCATGGCCTGTGGTCTCTGAAACCAAACATCCGTTGCTTTCTTGAAGATGCTCTAAGAAACAAGAGGGAAAATGTAATGGTGTGAGGCAGTCCTTGCGAGAAAAAAGGCTGAGAAAATAGGTTTAGTTATTGAAGTCTTTACCACTCATCTATCTGTAGCTCGCAGAATCCATCCGACTCAAAGCAAGTTCTTAATTACAGAGTCAGACACTAACAGAGCCAACGGTCTGCTCTAAGAATATGCCTGTATATCTAGTAATAAAAGGCACAGCCGGGCGCCCACGCAAGAGCGTAAATGAAGTGGCAGGTTGAAGAGGCAGCCTTGTAACCCAGTCCTGGTCCTCGATGATCTCTGCCGTTCGGGCCATGCTGGCACGCAGCCGTGTTGTTCGGCTTCTAGCATCAAAAAATGCTGTTCCGCCTGCGGGGCAAAGATCCGCATGGCTACCCCACAGACCCTGAGAGGACACTTGTACTCTTAGCAACTGCGTGCAGACTGGGGATCAGCTCTCCCAGATGTGGGCAGATCCCCAGCTGCTGTCGCTGGGGCAGATACAGAGGACAGCGGGGCGTCACTGGGCCAGAGTTGGCGCTGGTGGGGGGAGACGCTGGTTTCTCCTTTGCCAACCCATATGCAGCAGGTACCTCTTCAACAAAAGGTGGGCTTTTCACATCCCCTCccactgtacactttaaaaaaaaaaatgttctagtgCACAATCCAAGCTCCCTAAAAGCTGTTTCCTTCTTGGCCGTCAGTCTGAATAGCTCCCTACAAGATCGAAATCTCCAAAGTCATACAGTCAGCACAGGCGGGGGTTTTCTCTTGGGATTAGGGGTTGGCCTTGTCTaatttcatctctttttaatgGTTCTGTTGTGAGACGTAATATTTCCCGGAATTCCCAATCTTCCAACCTAAAACACGAGGCTGGTTTTCAGCCGAAGATAAATGAGCTCTTTGCTCATCCCAGATCAACCAGAGGGAAAACACGGAGGCAGATTTTCAAAGGGCTACAGAGGCTCCACTAAAAATAAAGCTCCCGATGTCATTCTCACCGGCGGCTGGAGTCCAGGCATGGGCAGCTGGCCGAGCGAGGGCCCTGGAAGCGAAGGTTTTCTGCCAGGGCTCTCACTTGGGCTAGTCACAGTCgctcacatgtacacacacagctCGGACGTCAATTCTGCTCGTCGGAGTTGGGTCCCCTGTTGGGAACCTTCCCTGGCTACCAGACACCCctgccccgtcagcgcccacagctCTGAAATGAGCGGCCAGCACCCAGCCCTAAGGCTTCGGCTGAGGCCTTCGTGGCCAGAGACCCAACTTGAACTTTGCCTTCCTGACAGAAGCCTCCGGACAGCGGGAGGTGCTCACAGCCTGGGTGTTCCCAAACCCAGCTCTCCCCaggggtgagggatgggaggaCGTGTGGCTACGGGATTGGGGCTGAGAAAGtgtccctgctcggtgggagatCGAAGAGGGTCCTAGGATCCCCGGATCCTCATAACTTCCTCCGGAAGGCCCGGCAGGGGCGCCCCGCTGCAGCCGCCCGCACTGCGCCAAGCGCCGCCGAGCGCAGGAGCCCATCCCCCCTGGACGGCCGGACACTCTGCCGGGCGCTGCCCTGGGACGCTGGGGCCGGAACCCCCCGGGCCTCGGCGGAGGCGAGCAACCTGCTCCGCGTGCGCCCCGGCCGGGGAAGATGCCGGCGTGCGGAGGGTGGAGCCCGGGGCGGGTCgggcccggggcgggggaggCTGGCCCGCGGGAAAGCGCCCCGAGAAGAGCTCCGGGTGGGCTTCAGAGCCCCCGGCAGACCTGCCCTCGCGACGTGGGAGGGAGAGTACCTGGCTTGGCGACCAGCTCCCGCCCGGAGGGTCCGGGGCTCAGTCCCCCGGCGCCGCCCGGATCGCTCCCCGGGGCCGCAGCGTCCCCAGGAGGGGCGTCCTTCTGCTCCGCGTCCCGCAGCAGCCACACGAAGATCGCTCCGGCCAGGCCCCCTCCGACCAGCAGGGCGGACCAGACGGCGCCCATGGCTGAGAGGCTGCCGCTGCGGGGGCCGACGGCGAGGGACGCGGGCTCGGGTCCCGCCGGCACAGCCACACCGACCCcgcggccccggcggccggcgctcCTGCGCGGGGCGGGTCCTCGGCGCCTAAAACTCCGcgtccccagccccgccccgcccccgccccggggaTGCCGCCCCGTGCTCCGGCCGGGCGGGGACTCGCGCGCCCGCCTCCTCCCGCGCGCGCACGCCCGACCCCGCCCGGGGCTGGCAGGGGCGCGGACGCCGCGCTCGGCGTGTGGCCTGCGGGGAGAGCCCAgggcgcccgccgccgccgccagcccGGCCCGGCTCCGGCACCTCCGCGCCGCCTCCCGCAGCCTTCAGCCGGGCCGCCCAGACGCGGGTTCCGGGAACTCCGACGCGGGGGAGGCCCGCGTGCGTCCGGGACGCCGGGGTCTGGCTCCGGCTGGAGGTGCCGAGCCCGGGGGGGGAGGGGCGAGCCCTCTGGGCCTCCGGTCGGCCGCGCCCCTGCGCCCCGGTAAAATGAAAGGGCTGGGCCCGTCCGTCGGTGACCCCGTCTCGGCCACGTCCCGCCGTCCTTCCTCCGCGACCTCTTGCAGCCGCGTGTGGCTTGCACGTCGCGGGCCGCCGGGTGCGCCCCGGGACCGGCTCCCGCGGACCGGCTGACGAGTGGGGCCGCGGCCCCGGGCGCACGGTCTTCCCGGGCCTCCCCTGCGGACCGACGGCCTCCACACGGCCTCCAGCCGGCAGTGCGCGCGGCCGAGTCCCCGCCGTGTCCCTCGCCGGCAACGC encodes:
- the STBD1 gene encoding starch-binding domain-containing protein 1; amino-acid sequence: MGAVWSALLVGGGLAGAIFVWLLRDAEQKDAPPGDAAAPGSDPGGAGGLSPGPSGRELVAKPEHLQESNGCLVSETTGHGNLQEATWRLQSPSGKDSDCDRSREHVPSGRFPDPESLATSETGNSRGYSKVSRNESPESPVGGWGFQKGRETIAKVASCFAEKLYSSNLVIDRAKEVSLAQLSNQDRADNEDWEMVSRHSSCGDVSLSGSPEAAGLSPNQGMDCGRRGGQEVDVRRQKAGAASLGSQRVRIHFQVHYVPSTGSQLVAVTGDHESLGRWKSYIALQRSEDGFWFRSVPLPADTVVAWKFIVVDNGEITRWEECSNRSLDTGREDRVVQKWWGIP